The following coding sequences lie in one Musa acuminata AAA Group cultivar baxijiao chromosome BXJ1-8, Cavendish_Baxijiao_AAA, whole genome shotgun sequence genomic window:
- the LOC135587198 gene encoding G-type lectin S-receptor-like serine/threonine-protein kinase B120 isoform X1 yields the protein MVRLPPYVVIFLVSSLSLLQLGASDDRLTPGEFISLNETLVSDAGGFVFGFFSPTNSTGDFYAGVWYNIPQRTVIWVANREKPINDSSATLRISDDSNLVIVDSEGGIFWSSNLSGFGTPGNDTAAVLYNSGNLVLRANSHNILWQSFDHPTDTFVPGMKIQYNYRKHSARYFTSWKDANDPSPGNFSLGINSSTSIQTLIWSGTKLYRRSQVWTGNMLTGSRAINTSVVYLTMLEYDGEVYITLSVSDASLYIRYTLNYLGQIELLSWNKTSKNWTKYSSVPNYKCETYGWCGQFAYCDSTESVPACKCMEGFKPKVQSDWENGKFSAGCIRKKALRCGDGDGFLRVEGMKLPDHVVLLGNRNIGDCRTACLTNCSCTAYAYSDVTTGNSTISGCLIWVGELIDTEMLSSGGEDLYLRLMDISLGTSGSKTKARRIVIIVSLSAIIVSLACIFILWKFSEGLGVFKDQTKGKLLCDLSSSTDFANNISGSNEFIEGQPHRGPELPLIGFENILLATNNFSESNKLGKGGFGIVYKGNLPGGKEIAVKRLLRGSRQGLSEFKNEVILIAKLQHRNLVKLLAYCIHGEEKLLVYEYMPNKSLDFLLFDPTQKTELDWGKRFNIIKGIARALLYLHQDSRLRIIHRDLKASNVLLDEEMNPKVSDFGLAKIFGGNQDEANTDRVVGTYGYMSPEYAMEGLFSVKSDVYSYGVLLLEIVSGFRNSSFPLAMDSPNLLAYAWQLWNEGNAEDYVDPSIACSCARAEVVRSIHVGLLCVQDSPSDRPAMSSVVFMLENEEATISAAPKQPIFTIQRNLNPDTGHPPDDTDQVCSYNNVTVTAAEGR from the exons ATGGTGAGGCTACCACCGTACGTTGTAATCTTCTTGGTATCATCTCTATCTCTTCTACAGCTTGGTGCTTCAGATGACAGACTCACTCCCGGGGAATTCATCTCCCTGAATGAGACTTTGGTCTCCGATGCTGGAGGATTTGTGTTCGGCTTCTTCTCTCCTACAAATTCCACTGGTGATTTCTATGCCGGGGTTTGGTACAACATCCCTCAGAGGACAGTCATATGGGTTGCCAACAGAGAGAAGCCGATCAATGATTCCTCTGCGACTCTTCGAATCTCTGATGAcagcaacctcgtcatcgtggactcAGAAGGTGGCATCTTCTGGTCATCAAATTTATCAGGCTTTGGCACACCAGGCAATGACACAGCGGCAGTGCTGTACAACTCAGGAAATCTAGTTCTTAGAGCAAACAGTCATAATATACTGTGGCAGAGCTTTGATCATCCTACGGACACCTTCGTTCCAGGTATGAAGATCCAATACAATTACCGCAAACACTCAGCCAGGTACTTTACATCTTGGAAGGACGCAAACGACCCCTCACCAGGGAATTTCTCCCTTGGCATTAATTCCAGCACTTCTATCCAGACCCTGATTTGGTCGGGGACAAAGCTCTACAGGAGAAGCCAAGTGTGGACTGGGAATATGCTCACCGGATCACGAGCAATCAACACCTCTGTGGTATACTTAACAATGCTAGAATATGATGGTGAGGTCTACATCACACTAAGTGTCTCAGATGCATCATTGTATATTAGATACACATTAAACTATTTAGGACAGATTGAGTTACTGAGTTGGAATAAGACTTCCAAGAATTGGACAAAGTACTCGTCTGTGCCAAATTACAAGTGCGAAACATATGGATGGTGCGGTCAATTCGCGTATTGTGATAGTACTGAATCAGTGCCAGCATGCAAATGTATGGAAGGATTTAAGCCCAAGGTTCAGAGTGACTGGGAGAATGGGAAATTCTCAGCTGGTTGCATCAGAAAGAAGGCATTGAGGTGTGGTGATGGAGATGGATTTCTGAGAGTTGAAGGCATGAAATTGCCAGACCACGTTGTGTTACTTGGGAACAGAAACATCGGAGACTGCAGAACTGCATGCCTAACCAATTGTTCCTGTACGGCTTATGCTTATTCTGATGTGACCACGGGAAACTCAACGATCTCAGGGTGCTTGATTTGGGTGGGAGAGTTGATAGATACTGAGATGTTAAGCAGTGGTGGGGAGGATCTCTATTTGCGCCTAATGGATATCAGTTTAG GAACATCAGGCAGCAAGACGAAGGCTCGGAGGATAGTAATTATAGTATCTCTTTCTGCGATTATCGTTTCTTTGGCCTGCATCTTTATCTTATGGAAGTTCAGTGAGGGTTTAG GTGTCTTCAAGGATCAAACGAAAGGAAAACTACTATGTGATCTGAGCTCAAGTACAGATTTTGCAAACAACATCTCTGGCTCGAACGAATTCATAGAAGGGCAGCCTCATCGAGGTCCAGAACTTCCGCTAATTGGTTTTGAGAACATACTCTTGGCCACAAACAATTTCTCCGAGTCAAATAAGCTGGGAAAAGGAGGTTTTGGCATAGTTTACAAG GGAAACCTACCAGGAGGAAAAGAGATTGCTGTTAAAAGACTCTTGAGAGGATCTAGGCAAGGTTTGTCGGAGTTCAAAAATGAGGTCATTTTGATTGCCAAGTTACAGCACAGGAACCTAGTCAAGCTTCTTGCTTACTGTATCCATGGGGAAGAGAAGCTACTggtctacgagtacatgcccaACAAAAGCTTGGATTTCCTCCTCTTTG ATCCAACACAGAAAACAGAGCTTGACTGGGGGAAGCGATTCAACATAATCAAGGGGATCGCTCGAGCGCTTCTCTATCTTCACCAGGATTCGAGGCTACGGATAATTCACCGGGATCTTAAAGCCAGCAACGTTCTGCTCGACGAAGAGATGAACCCCAAGGTGTCTGATTTCGGCCTGGCAAAGATTTTTGGCGGCAACCAGGACGAAGCCAACACCGACAGAGTCGTCGGAACGTA TGGCTACATGTCTCCCGAGTACGCAATGGAAGGGCTCTTCTCCGTGAAGTCGGATGTCTACAGCTACGGCGTGCTGCTGTTGGAGATCGTGAGCGGCTTCCGGAACAGCAGCTTTCCCCTCGCCATGGACTCCCCTAATCTCCTGGCTTAC GCATGGCAACTGTGGAACGAAGGCAACGCAGAGGATTACGTCGACCCATCGATTGCCTGCTCATGCGCTCGGGCGGAGGTGGTGCGAAGCATCCATGTCGGCCTGCTGTGCGTGCAAGACAGCCCCAGTGATCGCCCAGCCATGTCTTCAGTTGTTTTCATGCTGGAAAACGAAGAAGCCACAATCTCTGCAGCACCCAAACAGCCCATCTTTACAATTCAAAGAAACCTGAATCCAGATACAGGTCATCCACCAGATGACACCGACCAGGTGTGTTCTTACAACAACGTGACCGTCACAGCTGCAGAAGGACGCTAG
- the LOC103974624 gene encoding LOW QUALITY PROTEIN: G-type lectin S-receptor-like serine/threonine-protein kinase B120 (The sequence of the model RefSeq protein was modified relative to this genomic sequence to represent the inferred CDS: substituted 1 base at 1 genomic stop codon): MEEKEQIMSCINRADNVSSFHGHGHMSVVHKKHASLTVDIDRGNNGEATSVRYNPLAIICISSASDDRLTPGEFISRNETLVSDGGAFALGFFSPTNSTTDFYVGMWYNDIPEKSVIWVANRDKPITDSSATLRISDDSNLVVVDAKGGLFWSSNLSGLGAPGSDAAAVLLDSGNLVLRADSNRILWQSFDHPTDTVLPGMKIQYNCSSHSAIYITSWKDADDPSPGDYSLGVDPSTCLQCLIWXKSKPYWRSQVWTRNFFYGDRVPNSTSLDIRISDSRRRCDLRDTKYDRLTPGEFISLNETLVSDAGEFVFGFFSPTNSTGDFYAGVWYNIPQRTVIWVANREKPINDSSATLRISDDSNLVIVDSEGGIFWSSDLSGFGTPGNDTAAVLYEDPVQLPQPLNQVPYILEGRIRPLTREFLPWHWLQHSCPDPDLVGDKALQEKPSVDSNLVVVDAKGGLLWSSNLTGLGAPGSDAAAVLLNSGNLVLRADSNRILWQSFDHPTDTVLPGMKIQYNCSSHSAIYITSWKDADDPSPGDYSLGVDPSTCLQYLIWWKSKPYWRSQVWTGNFFYGDQVQNPNSVGYITVIKDEDMMSVTLTISDRSPHTRYTMNYSGRKEFLIWDDSSKHWRNLSLPKDGCERYGWCGGFAYCDTTNSVSECRCLVGFEPKVENEWESGKNSSGCIRKKALRCGDDGDGFVKVGSMKLPDHFVSLNNTNISGCRSQCQANCSCTAYAYSELLVGNANISRCLVWMGELIDTNKVDRTGKDLYLRLMDPSLDTPGRKSKTRKVAIAAYLSAALFSLACIFVLWRCGKVLKGRYVDPSCYMRVLATKSCKGWKETDRDPELPQIDFGNLLLATNNFSESNKLGKGGFGIVYKGKLSGGQEIAVKRLVRGSGQGLEEFKNEVILIAKLQHRNLVRLLGCCIHGEEKLLVYEYMPNKSLDFLLFDPTQKTKLDWGMRFNIIKGIARALLYLHQDSRLRIIHRDLKASNVLLDEEMNPKVSDFGLARIFGGNQDEGNTDRVVGTYGYMSPEYAMEGLFSVKSDVYSYGVLLLEIVSGFRNSSFPLAMDSPNLLAYAWQLWNEGNAEDYVDPSIAGTCARAEVVRSIHVGLLCVQDSPSDRPAMSSVVFMLENEEATISDAPKQPTFTVRRNQNPHRGDSRDDNIEMCSYNNVTITTAEGR, translated from the exons ATGGAAGAGAAAGAACAAATAATGAGCTGCATCAACAGAGCTGACAACGTAAGTAGCTTCCATGGACATGGCCACATGTCAGTTG TTCATAAGAAGCATGCATCTCTGACAGTCGACATTGATCGTGGGAATAATGGCGAGGCTACCTCTGTACGCTATAACCCTCTTGCTATCATCTGCATCTCATCTGCCTCAGATGACAGACTAACGCCCGGGGAATTCATCTCCCGGAACGAGACTTTGGTCTCCGATGGTGGAGCCTTTGCGTTAGGCTTCTTCTCGCCAACGAATTCCACTACCGATTTCTACGTCGGCATGTGGTACAACGACATCCCTGAGAAGTCGGTCATATGGGTCGCCAACAGAGACAAGCCCATCACCGATTCCTCCGCCACTCTTCGGATCTCCGACGACAGCAACCTCGTCGTGGTGGACGCCAAAGGAGGCCTTTTCTGGTCGTCAAATTTATCCGGCCTTGGCGCGCCAGGCAGCGACGCAGCGGCGGTGCTGCTCGACTCAGGAAATCTAGTTCTTCGAGCAGACAGTAACAGAATTTTGTGGCAGAGCTTCGATCATCCTACGGACACTGTGCTTCCAGGCATGAAGATCCAATACAATTGCAGCAGCCACTCCGCCATATACATCACATCTTGGAAGGACGCAGACGACCCTTCGCCGGGGGATTATTCCCTCGGCGTCGACCCCAGCACTTGTCTCCAGTGCTTGATTTGGTAGAAGTCAAAGCCCTACTGGAGAAGCCAAGTGTGGACCCGGAATTTCTTCTACGGAGATCGAGTGCCAAACTCCACCTCTCTTGACATACGTATCAGTGATAGCAGACGAAGATGCGATCTCCGTGACACTAAGT ATGACAGACTCACTCCTGGGGAATTCATCTCCCTGAATGAGACTTTGGTCTCCGATGCTGGAGAATTTGTGTTCGGCTTCTTCTCTCCTACAAATTCCACTGGTGATTTCTATGCCGGGGTGTGGTACAACATCCCTCAAAGGACAGTCATATGGGTTGCCAACAGAGAGAAGCCGATCAATGATTCCTCTGCGACTCTTCGAATCTCTGATGAcagcaacctcgtcatcgtggactcAGAAGGAGGCATCTTCTGGTCATCAGATTTATCAGGCTTTGGCACACCAGGCAATGACACAGCGGCAGTGCT GTATGAAGATCCTGTACAATTACCGCAACCACTCAACCAGGTACCTTACATCTTGGAAGGACGCATACGACCCCTCACCAGGGAATTTCTCCCTTGGCATTGGCTCCAGCACTCCTGCCCAGATCCTGATTTGGTCGGGGACAAAGCTCTACAAGAGAAGCCAAGTGTGGACAGCAACCTCGTCGTGGTGGACGCCAAAGGAGGCCTTCTCTGGTCGTCGAATTTAACCGGCCTTGGCGCGCCAGGCAGCGACGCAGCGGCGGTGCTGCTCAACTCAGGAAATCTAGTTCTTCGAGCAGACAGTAACAGAATTTTGTGGCAGAGCTTCGATCATCCTACGGACACTGTGCTTCCAGGCATGAAGATCCAATACAATTGCAGCAGCCACTCCGCCATATACATCACATCTTGGAAGGACGCAGACGACCCTTCGCCGGGGGATTATTCCCTCGGCGTCGACCCCAGCACTTGTCTCCAGTATTTGATTTGGTGGAAGTCAAAGCCCTACTGGAGAAGCCAAGTGTGGACCGGGAATTTCTTCTACGGAGATCAAGTGCAAAACCCCAACTCTGTGGGATACATAACAGTGATAAAAGACGAAGATATGATGTCCGTGACACTAACTATTTCTGATAGATCTCCTCATACCCGTTACACAATGAACTACTCGGGACGGAAGGAGTTCCTGATCTGGGATGATAGCTCCAAGCACTGGAGAAACTTGTCTCTCCCAAAAGACGGGTGCGAAAGATATGGATGGTGTGGTGGATTCGCGTACTGTGATACTACAAACTCGGTGTCAGAATGCAGATGTTTGGTGGGATTTGAGCCCAAGGTTGAGAATGAATGGGAGAGTGGGAAGAACTCATCTGGTTGTATCAGAAAGAAGGCCTTGAGATGTGGTGATGATGGAGATGGATTTGTGAAAGTGGGAAGCATGAAATTGCCAGACCACTTCGTGTCTCTAAACAACACCAACATCAGTGGCTGCAGATCTCAATGCCAAGCCAACTGTTCCTGTACAGCTTATGCTTATTCTGAATTGCTAGTGGGAAATGCTAACATCTCCCGATGCCTGGTTTGGATGGGAGAGTTGATAGATACTAATAAGGTAGACAGGACAGGCAAGGATCTCTATTTGCGCCTTATGGATCCGAGTTTAG ATACACCAGGCAGAAAGAGCAAGACAAGGAAGGTGGCAATTGCAGCATATCTTTCTGCAGCACtcttttctttggcttgtatcttCGTCTTATGGAGGTGCGGTAAGGTATTAAAAGGTAGGTATGTCGATCCCTCCTGTTATATGCGAGTTCTAGCAACCAAATCGTGTAAAGGATGGAAGGAA ACCGATCGAGACCCAGAACTTCCACAAATCGACTTCGGAAACTTACTCCTTGCCACAAACAATTTCTCCGAGTCAAATAAGCTGGGAAAAGGAGGTTTTGGCATAGTTTACAAG GGCAAGCTATCAGGAGGACAAGAAATTGCTGTCAAAAGACTTGTCAGAGGATCTGGGCAAGGTTTGGAGGAGTTCAAAAATGAGGTCATCTTGATCGCCAAGTTACAACACAGGAACTTAGTCAGGCTCCTCGGTTGCTGCATCCATGGAGAAGAGAAGCTACTTgtctacgagtacatgcccaACAAAAGCTTGGATTTCCTCCTCTTTG ATCCAACCCAGAAAACAAAGCTTGACTGGGGGATGCGATTCAACATAATCAAGGGGATTGCTCGAGCGCTTCTCTATCTTCACCAGGATTCGAGGCTACGGATAATTCACCGGGATCTTAAAGCCAGCAACGTTCTGCTCGACGAAGAGATGAACCCCAAGGTGTCTGATTTCGGCCTGGCAAGGATTTTTGGCGGCAACCAGGACGAAGGCAACACCGACAGAGTCGTCGGAACATA TGGCTACATGTCTCCCGAGTACGCAATGGAAGGGCTCTTCTCCGTGAAGTCGGATGTCTACAGCTACGGCGTGCTGCTGTTGGAGATCGTGAGCGGCTTCCGGAACAGCAGCTTTCCCCTCGCCATGGACTCCCCTAATCTCCTGGCTTAC GCATGGCAACTGTGGAACGAAGGCAACGCAGAGGATTACGTCGACCCATCGATTGCCGGCACATGCGCTCGGGCGGAGGTGGTGCGAAGCATCCATGTCGGCCTGCTGTGCGTGCAAGACAGCCCCAGTGATCGGCCAGCCATGTCTTCAGTTGTTTTCATGCTGGAAAACGAAGAAGCCACAATCTCTGATGCACCCAAACAGCCAACGTTTACGGTCCGAAGAAACCAGAATCCGCACCGAGGTGATTCAAGGGATGACAATATTGAGATGTGTTCTTACAACAACGTGACCATCACGACGGCGGAAGGACGCTAG
- the LOC135587198 gene encoding putative G-type lectin S-receptor-like serine/threonine-protein kinase At1g61610 isoform X3, with amino-acid sequence MVRLPPYVVIFLVSSLSLLQLGASDDRLTPGEFISLNETLVSDAGGFVFGFFSPTNSTGDFYAGVWYNIPQRTVIWVANREKPINDSSATLRISDDSNLVIVDSEGGIFWSSNLSGFGTPGNDTAAVLYNSGNLVLRANSHNILWQSFDHPTDTFVPGMKIQYNYRKHSARYFTSWKDANDPSPGNFSLGINSSTSIQTLIWSGTKLYRRSQVWTGNMLTGSRAINTSVVYLTMLEYDGEVYITLSVSDASLYIRYTLNYLGQIELLSWNKTSKNWTKYSSVPNYKCETYGWCGQFAYCDSTESVPACKCMEGFKPKVQSDWENGKFSAGCIRKKALRCGDGDGFLRVEGMKLPDHVVLLGNRNIGDCRTACLTNCSCTAYAYSDVTTGNSTISGCLIWVGELIDTEMLSSGGEDLYLRLMDISLGTSGSKTKARRIVIIVSLSAIIVSLACIFILWKFSEGLGVFKDQTKGKLLCDLSSSTDFANNISGSNEFIEGQPHRGPELPLIGFENILLATNNFSESNKLGKGGFGIVYKGNLPGGKEIAVKRLLRGSRQGLSEFKNEVILIAKLQHRNLVKLLAYCIHGEEKLLVYEYMPNKSLDFLLFDPTQKTELDWGKRFNIIKGIARALLYLHQDSRLRIIHRDLKASNVLLDEEMNPKVSDFGLAKIFGGNQDEANTDRVVGT; translated from the exons ATGGTGAGGCTACCACCGTACGTTGTAATCTTCTTGGTATCATCTCTATCTCTTCTACAGCTTGGTGCTTCAGATGACAGACTCACTCCCGGGGAATTCATCTCCCTGAATGAGACTTTGGTCTCCGATGCTGGAGGATTTGTGTTCGGCTTCTTCTCTCCTACAAATTCCACTGGTGATTTCTATGCCGGGGTTTGGTACAACATCCCTCAGAGGACAGTCATATGGGTTGCCAACAGAGAGAAGCCGATCAATGATTCCTCTGCGACTCTTCGAATCTCTGATGAcagcaacctcgtcatcgtggactcAGAAGGTGGCATCTTCTGGTCATCAAATTTATCAGGCTTTGGCACACCAGGCAATGACACAGCGGCAGTGCTGTACAACTCAGGAAATCTAGTTCTTAGAGCAAACAGTCATAATATACTGTGGCAGAGCTTTGATCATCCTACGGACACCTTCGTTCCAGGTATGAAGATCCAATACAATTACCGCAAACACTCAGCCAGGTACTTTACATCTTGGAAGGACGCAAACGACCCCTCACCAGGGAATTTCTCCCTTGGCATTAATTCCAGCACTTCTATCCAGACCCTGATTTGGTCGGGGACAAAGCTCTACAGGAGAAGCCAAGTGTGGACTGGGAATATGCTCACCGGATCACGAGCAATCAACACCTCTGTGGTATACTTAACAATGCTAGAATATGATGGTGAGGTCTACATCACACTAAGTGTCTCAGATGCATCATTGTATATTAGATACACATTAAACTATTTAGGACAGATTGAGTTACTGAGTTGGAATAAGACTTCCAAGAATTGGACAAAGTACTCGTCTGTGCCAAATTACAAGTGCGAAACATATGGATGGTGCGGTCAATTCGCGTATTGTGATAGTACTGAATCAGTGCCAGCATGCAAATGTATGGAAGGATTTAAGCCCAAGGTTCAGAGTGACTGGGAGAATGGGAAATTCTCAGCTGGTTGCATCAGAAAGAAGGCATTGAGGTGTGGTGATGGAGATGGATTTCTGAGAGTTGAAGGCATGAAATTGCCAGACCACGTTGTGTTACTTGGGAACAGAAACATCGGAGACTGCAGAACTGCATGCCTAACCAATTGTTCCTGTACGGCTTATGCTTATTCTGATGTGACCACGGGAAACTCAACGATCTCAGGGTGCTTGATTTGGGTGGGAGAGTTGATAGATACTGAGATGTTAAGCAGTGGTGGGGAGGATCTCTATTTGCGCCTAATGGATATCAGTTTAG GAACATCAGGCAGCAAGACGAAGGCTCGGAGGATAGTAATTATAGTATCTCTTTCTGCGATTATCGTTTCTTTGGCCTGCATCTTTATCTTATGGAAGTTCAGTGAGGGTTTAG GTGTCTTCAAGGATCAAACGAAAGGAAAACTACTATGTGATCTGAGCTCAAGTACAGATTTTGCAAACAACATCTCTGGCTCGAACGAATTCATAGAAGGGCAGCCTCATCGAGGTCCAGAACTTCCGCTAATTGGTTTTGAGAACATACTCTTGGCCACAAACAATTTCTCCGAGTCAAATAAGCTGGGAAAAGGAGGTTTTGGCATAGTTTACAAG GGAAACCTACCAGGAGGAAAAGAGATTGCTGTTAAAAGACTCTTGAGAGGATCTAGGCAAGGTTTGTCGGAGTTCAAAAATGAGGTCATTTTGATTGCCAAGTTACAGCACAGGAACCTAGTCAAGCTTCTTGCTTACTGTATCCATGGGGAAGAGAAGCTACTggtctacgagtacatgcccaACAAAAGCTTGGATTTCCTCCTCTTTG ATCCAACACAGAAAACAGAGCTTGACTGGGGGAAGCGATTCAACATAATCAAGGGGATCGCTCGAGCGCTTCTCTATCTTCACCAGGATTCGAGGCTACGGATAATTCACCGGGATCTTAAAGCCAGCAACGTTCTGCTCGACGAAGAGATGAACCCCAAGGTGTCTGATTTCGGCCTGGCAAAGATTTTTGGCGGCAACCAGGACGAAGCCAACACCGACAGAGTCGTCGGAACGTAG
- the LOC135587198 gene encoding putative G-type lectin S-receptor-like serine/threonine-protein kinase At1g61610 isoform X2, protein MVRLPPYVVIFLVSSLSLLQLGASDDRLTPGEFISLNETLVSDAGGFVFGFFSPTNSTGDFYAGVWYNIPQRTVIWVANREKPINDSSATLRISDDSNLVIVDSEGGIFWSSNLSGFGTPGNDTAAVLYNSGNLVLRANSHNILWQSFDHPTDTFVPGMKIQYNYRKHSARYFTSWKDANDPSPGNFSLGINSSTSIQTLIWSGTKLYRRSQVWTGNMLTGSRAINTSVVYLTMLEYDGEVYITLSVSDASLYIRYTLNYLGQIELLSWNKTSKNWTKYSSVPNYKCETYGWCGQFAYCDSTESVPACKCMEGFKPKVQSDWENGKFSAGCIRKKALRCGDGDGFLRVEGMKLPDHVVLLGNRNIGDCRTACLTNCSCTAYAYSDVTTGNSTISGCLIWVGELIDTEMLSSGGEDLYLRLMDISLGTSGSKTKARRIVIIVSLSAIIVSLACIFILWKFSEGLGVFKDQTKGKLLCDLSSSTDFANNISGSNEFIEGQPHRGPELPLIGFENILLATNNFSESNKLGKGGFGIVYKGNLPGGKEIAVKRLLRGSRQGLSEFKNEVILIAKLQHRNLVKLLAYCIHGEEKLLVYEYMPNKSLDFLLFDPTQKTELDWGKRFNIIKGIARALLYLHQDSRLRIIHRDLKASNVLLDEEMNPKVSDFGLAKIFGGNQDEANTDRVVGT, encoded by the exons ATGGTGAGGCTACCACCGTACGTTGTAATCTTCTTGGTATCATCTCTATCTCTTCTACAGCTTGGTGCTTCAGATGACAGACTCACTCCCGGGGAATTCATCTCCCTGAATGAGACTTTGGTCTCCGATGCTGGAGGATTTGTGTTCGGCTTCTTCTCTCCTACAAATTCCACTGGTGATTTCTATGCCGGGGTTTGGTACAACATCCCTCAGAGGACAGTCATATGGGTTGCCAACAGAGAGAAGCCGATCAATGATTCCTCTGCGACTCTTCGAATCTCTGATGAcagcaacctcgtcatcgtggactcAGAAGGTGGCATCTTCTGGTCATCAAATTTATCAGGCTTTGGCACACCAGGCAATGACACAGCGGCAGTGCTGTACAACTCAGGAAATCTAGTTCTTAGAGCAAACAGTCATAATATACTGTGGCAGAGCTTTGATCATCCTACGGACACCTTCGTTCCAGGTATGAAGATCCAATACAATTACCGCAAACACTCAGCCAGGTACTTTACATCTTGGAAGGACGCAAACGACCCCTCACCAGGGAATTTCTCCCTTGGCATTAATTCCAGCACTTCTATCCAGACCCTGATTTGGTCGGGGACAAAGCTCTACAGGAGAAGCCAAGTGTGGACTGGGAATATGCTCACCGGATCACGAGCAATCAACACCTCTGTGGTATACTTAACAATGCTAGAATATGATGGTGAGGTCTACATCACACTAAGTGTCTCAGATGCATCATTGTATATTAGATACACATTAAACTATTTAGGACAGATTGAGTTACTGAGTTGGAATAAGACTTCCAAGAATTGGACAAAGTACTCGTCTGTGCCAAATTACAAGTGCGAAACATATGGATGGTGCGGTCAATTCGCGTATTGTGATAGTACTGAATCAGTGCCAGCATGCAAATGTATGGAAGGATTTAAGCCCAAGGTTCAGAGTGACTGGGAGAATGGGAAATTCTCAGCTGGTTGCATCAGAAAGAAGGCATTGAGGTGTGGTGATGGAGATGGATTTCTGAGAGTTGAAGGCATGAAATTGCCAGACCACGTTGTGTTACTTGGGAACAGAAACATCGGAGACTGCAGAACTGCATGCCTAACCAATTGTTCCTGTACGGCTTATGCTTATTCTGATGTGACCACGGGAAACTCAACGATCTCAGGGTGCTTGATTTGGGTGGGAGAGTTGATAGATACTGAGATGTTAAGCAGTGGTGGGGAGGATCTCTATTTGCGCCTAATGGATATCAGTTTAG GAACATCAGGCAGCAAGACGAAGGCTCGGAGGATAGTAATTATAGTATCTCTTTCTGCGATTATCGTTTCTTTGGCCTGCATCTTTATCTTATGGAAGTTCAGTGAGGGTTTAG GTGTCTTCAAGGATCAAACGAAAGGAAAACTACTATGTGATCTGAGCTCAAGTACAGATTTTGCAAACAACATCTCTGGCTCGAACGAATTCATAGAAGGGCAGCCTCATCGAGGTCCAGAACTTCCGCTAATTGGTTTTGAGAACATACTCTTGGCCACAAACAATTTCTCCGAGTCAAATAAGCTGGGAAAAGGAGGTTTTGGCATAGTTTACAAG GGAAACCTACCAGGAGGAAAAGAGATTGCTGTTAAAAGACTCTTGAGAGGATCTAGGCAAGGTTTGTCGGAGTTCAAAAATGAGGTCATTTTGATTGCCAAGTTACAGCACAGGAACCTAGTCAAGCTTCTTGCTTACTGTATCCATGGGGAAGAGAAGCTACTggtctacgagtacatgcccaACAAAAGCTTGGATTTCCTCCTCTTTG ATCCAACACAGAAAACAGAGCTTGACTGGGGGAAGCGATTCAACATAATCAAGGGGATCGCTCGAGCGCTTCTCTATCTTCACCAGGATTCGAGGCTACGGATAATTCACCGGGATCTTAAAGCCAGCAACGTTCTGCTCGACGAAGAGATGAACCCCAAGGTGTCTGATTTCGGCCTGGCAAAGATTTTTGGCGGCAACCAGGACGAAGCCAACACCGACAGAGTCGTCGGAACGTA G